The genomic segment TTCACGCCCTACCCTTCCCGCACCACGACGATCGCATGATATTCAGTATCGAATTACCAGGCGACACGAAGCACCACCAGCATATTAGTCGTCGCCTCGCTTCCTCACGTCACACGTACGGGAGAACGTCTTCGGCCAGTAACTCGATCTGCTCCGTATCGTCGAGGTCAAGCGTCTGCAGCATCACGAGGTCAACTCCGAGCGATCCCCAGTATCGGAGCTGGTCGACGATCTCCGCCGGTCGCCCCACGAACCACCAGCGTCGGCGTAGTTCGGCGAGGAATTCGTCCGGCTCGTATCGCCTCGTGAAGTACAGCGGCTGCTCACCCGTCAAGTAGTCCTGCAGCCGCATGGCGCGCCGCCGGAGCTCGTCATGCGTCCGGCCGATCACATACCCGGCCATCAACGTCCGGCGAATCGTGCTCGGGTCGCGACCGAGTGCCTCACAATACTCTCGCAGGCGCTCGTCCTTCCGTCGGAATCCGTCCGGATCCGTAAAACCCGGATTCCATTCGGTCGCGAATTCGGCCACGAGGCGCAGGGTTTTCCGCTCTCCTCCACCCCCGATCATGATCGGCACGCCGTCCGGTCGACTCGGTCGAGGACGAAGCACAGCGTCCCCGAGCTGGAAGTGCTTGCCCGAAAAATGGACGCGTTCCCCACTCCATAGGAGACGCACGATGCACAGCGCTTCTTCGAGCCGTTCCAACCGTTCCGCTACCGGAGGCAGCCGAAAACCGAAAGCACGATGCTCGCGCTCGAACCAACCAGCGCCGATACCCAGAACATACCGCCCGCCGGAGAGATGGTCGAGTGCCACCGCATTCTGAGCCAGCTCCACCGGGTGTCGGAAGGTCACGGGCGAGACCAGTTGCCCGAAACGGATCCGCCGCGTCCGCAGCGCAACCGCGGTCAGTGATGGCCAGAGCGCCAGCGATCCGCGATCGGCCGCACCGACGACCGAGAAGAGATGATCTGACCGCCAGAGCGAATCGAAACCGAGCGACTCAGCCAGATCGACGATCCGCAACCACCGATCCCAGGTAACGTCCTCCTGCCCTTCGACCATGATGCCGAGCCGCATCGTCCCCCCTTACATTCCACCTGGGAAAGGAAGCCCGAGGCCACCCGCGAGTGCTCCCACTTTCGCGTTCACCTGCTCTTCGACGCGGCGGAGCGCATCATTGATCGCTGCAGCGATCAGATCTTCCAGCATTTCGACATCGCCAGCCTCGACGACACTCGGGTCGAGATGCACACGCTGGACCTGACGAAGTCCGTTCACCTCCACGCGGACTGCTCCACCACCCGCTGACCCTTGCACGACGAGTTCAGCCAGTTCGGCCTGGAGTTTCGCGAGTTGTTCCTGTACCTGTTTCAACAACCGCATATTGGGCTGCACGCATCACCTCCGAACGCTACGCTCTGATCGTACCGATGACCGCACCGGTGCACCCACACCTGTAAGCACCGCCTTCCGTTGCTCGACCCGCTCGATCATCGCGCGGGCATTCGCCAGCGACTCGGGAGTCACTGGGGTACCGTCGAGCATCGCTGCCAACTCCTCCAGCCGCTCCTCACCGTGCAGCAGGTGAACGCGCGTTTCGGTCGTCCCATCCACGACGTGTTTGGTGATCTTGAAGTGCCGATCCGCGAACGCGGCGATTTGCGGTAGATGACTGATCACGATCACCTGGTGCTGGCGCGCCAATTGCCACAAACGCTCCCCGACCACTTGCGCACTCCGGCTTCCGATCCCGACATCGATCTCGTCGAACACGAGTGTCGGTGTGTCATCGACCTCCGACAGAATCGACTTCAAAGCCAGCATCAGGCGTGCCAGTTCCCCACCCGAAGCGATCCGCGCCAAGGATCGCGGCTCCTGTCCCGGATTCGGTGCCATCACGAACTCGATGCGATCCCAGCCGGCTTCGGTACACCGATCGGCTGCAGCGAGTGGATCCGAGATCGCGGGCCCATCTCCAAACGAGACGATGAACACGCCCTGTCCCAGGCGCAGAGCACGCATCGCCTCGCTCATCGCCTCCTCGAGAGCTCGTGCCGCTTCGCGACGACGCTCGCTGAGTTCCTTCGCCAACCGAACCACGGTCGCAGCAAGCTCGGCGATTTGCGCTTCCAGTTGAGAAATCCGTTCTCCGCTCGATTCGAGCGACGCGAGTTCACAGCGCGCTCGCTCGGCATAGTCGAGAATCACCTCGATCGTGTCGCCGTACTTGCGCTTGAGGCGGCGGATCGTATCGATCCGATCCTCGACCGCTGTCAAGCGTTCCGGATCAGCGTTGATCCCTACTACGTACGCACCGATCGTACGCGCAACATCCTGGAGCACGTAGAGCGCGTCGCGCAACTGCTCAGCGAGTGTCTGTTGCCCAGGATCCAGGCGGCCGAGTTCATCGAGGCGAACACTCGCGCGCCGGAGGCCATCGAGTAGTCCGAGCTCCTCCCCCTCGAGAAGCGCCAACACCTCCGTAGCCAGCTGCGCCAACCGCTCGGCATTCTGCAGCCGCGCCCGTTCAGCGAGAAGCTCGTCTTCTTCACCCGGGCGCAAGCGAGCGGACTCGATCTCCTGGATCTGGTACCGTAGAAGGTCCGCTCGATGCTCGCGCTCTCGCTCCTCCGCCCGCAGTTGTTCGAGCTGGCGTCGCACGGAGCGATATTCCTGCACCGTACGCGCGAGTTCCTCGCGGAGACCGAGCAGTCCTGCATACCGATCGAGGAGTTCCAGTTGCCGCTCCGTCTTCAGGAGCGAGAGATGATCGCTCTGGCCGTGAATATCGACGAGCGCGCTGCCGATCGTGCTCAGCACACTCGCTGGTACAGCCTGACCGTTGATGCGGGCTAGACTCCGGCCACTCGCCTGAAGTTCACGCGTCACGATCAACTGGCCGTCCTCGGGCTCGACGCCGTACTCGGCGAGCTGGGAGAGCAGTGCTCCACCTGCCGGCGAATCGGACAGGTCGAAAATGGCCTCCGCCCAGGCACGTGCCGCACCGGACCGTACCAGGTCACTCGATGCGCGAGCACCCAGTACGAGTCCCAGTGCATCGATCAGAATCGATTTCCCTGCGCCGGTCTCCCCGGTGAGTGCCGTCAGTCCGGGTCCGAACTCGAGTTGGACGTCCCGGATGATCGCCAGGTTGCGCACACTCAGCTGCACCAGCATGGGCATAACGATTCGTTCAACCCCTCCGGGCCGAATCACGTCGGCTGTTCGCTTAATTGTACGGCACGCGGCCTCACTGACCGTCGGTTACACTCTCAGCGAATCGAACGCGTACGTGGACGGGGAGGGACAACGTGGTGAACGATCGGATGACCCAGGATGTCTGGCGAGTCGCCCTCGCCCAGGTCGACCCGACAGTTGGCGATTTCGCGGGCAACCTCCGACTCGTCCGTGACTACGCTCGGCAGGCTGCGGAGCTGGGAGCACAGATCATCGCTTTTCCTGAATTGGTCATTACGGGATATCCACCGGAAGATCTTCTCCTGAAGGTCAGCTTCATCGAAGCAGCACGGAGAGCGCTGTTCCAGCTCGTCGACACGGTGCCGGATCGCGTGCTGATCGTCGGCGTACCGTGGGCCCAAGGCGGCATGCTTTTCAACAGTGCAGCTGTGCTCGCCCGTGGCGATCTCGTCGCCGTCGTACCGAAGCACCACCTGCCGACCTACGGCGTCTTCGACGAAGACCGCTATTTTGCGCGCGGCACCGAGACGTTTCGCTTCCTCTGGGGGAATCTCCGCTTCGGTGTGACGATCTGTGAGGATATCTGGTATCCG from the Thermomicrobium sp. 4228-Ro genome contains:
- a CDS encoding LLM class F420-dependent oxidoreductase, producing the protein MRLGIMVEGQEDVTWDRWLRIVDLAESLGFDSLWRSDHLFSVVGAADRGSLALWPSLTAVALRTRRIRFGQLVSPVTFRHPVELAQNAVALDHLSGGRYVLGIGAGWFEREHRAFGFRLPPVAERLERLEEALCIVRLLWSGERVHFSGKHFQLGDAVLRPRPSRPDGVPIMIGGGGERKTLRLVAEFATEWNPGFTDPDGFRRKDERLREYCEALGRDPSTIRRTLMAGYVIGRTHDELRRRAMRLQDYLTGEQPLYFTRRYEPDEFLAELRRRWWFVGRPAEIVDQLRYWGSLGVDLVMLQTLDLDDTEQIELLAEDVLPYV
- a CDS encoding YbaB/EbfC family nucleoid-associated protein; this encodes MRLLKQVQEQLAKLQAELAELVVQGSAGGGAVRVEVNGLRQVQRVHLDPSVVEAGDVEMLEDLIAAAINDALRRVEEQVNAKVGALAGGLGLPFPGGM
- the recN gene encoding DNA repair protein RecN; translation: MPMLVQLSVRNLAIIRDVQLEFGPGLTALTGETGAGKSILIDALGLVLGARASSDLVRSGAARAWAEAIFDLSDSPAGGALLSQLAEYGVEPEDGQLIVTRELQASGRSLARINGQAVPASVLSTIGSALVDIHGQSDHLSLLKTERQLELLDRYAGLLGLREELARTVQEYRSVRRQLEQLRAEEREREHRADLLRYQIQEIESARLRPGEEDELLAERARLQNAERLAQLATEVLALLEGEELGLLDGLRRASVRLDELGRLDPGQQTLAEQLRDALYVLQDVARTIGAYVVGINADPERLTAVEDRIDTIRRLKRKYGDTIEVILDYAERARCELASLESSGERISQLEAQIAELAATVVRLAKELSERRREAARALEEAMSEAMRALRLGQGVFIVSFGDGPAISDPLAAADRCTEAGWDRIEFVMAPNPGQEPRSLARIASGGELARLMLALKSILSEVDDTPTLVFDEIDVGIGSRSAQVVGERLWQLARQHQVIVISHLPQIAAFADRHFKITKHVVDGTTETRVHLLHGEERLEELAAMLDGTPVTPESLANARAMIERVEQRKAVLTGVGAPVRSSVRSERSVRR